Proteins co-encoded in one Candida albicans SC5314 chromosome 3, complete sequence genomic window:
- a CDS encoding uncharacterized protein (Putative protein of unknown function; homozygous transposon insertion causes decreased colony wrinkling under filamentous growth-inducing conditions, but does not block true hyphal formation in liquid media), which translates to MAQLTPIRGFTNTPVTRSICMISTVVPIMLSVLAIKYVVKFAIDPYIIQYNQFWRVVTYQLSVVNESDYLITVLLWFQFKVLERFYGSRKYLSIITLFTVYNAVACLFIMSLGQLLLYYILFVIKVFIMGYDQGSIHYNVTFLNEIIPGPLGILSSLYVCYGANIPVSYYFKILLKDPRNADQPETSSPSKELNLTNLFPIHILYTILILNNGLRSIIPCLVGLLIGKLYVYELLPGGSSWLLSNTVFRLFINPVKRAGVWLEAVRRRLSIRYERLSSGDSQEALEEEELNENNDEPDDNDEILDETRQQENQIRAETPVRPLGSQFLDTFRT; encoded by the coding sequence ATGGCTCAACTAACTCCTATACGAGGGTTTACCAACACTCCTGTAACACGATCGATATGTATGATATCGACTGTTGTGCCGATAATGCTATCGGTGTTGGCTATAAAATATGTTGTCAAGTTTGCTATCGATCCTTACATCATTCAATACAACCAATTCTGGAGAGTGGTGACTTACCAATTATCAGTAGTCAATGAATCAGACTACTTGATTACAGTATTATTATGGTTTCAGTTCAAAGTTTTAGAGAGATTCTACGGATCACGGAAGTATTTAAGTATTATAACATTGTTCACTGTTTATAATGCGGTTGCATGCCTATTTATCATGAGTTTAGGGCAATTATTGCTTTATTACATATTATTTGTTATCAAGGTTTTCATTATGGGGTATGATCAAGGTAGCATTCATTATAATGTAACTTTTTTAAATGAGATAATACCAGGACCATTGGGTATACTTTCGTCTTTGTATGTGTGTTACGGAGCAAACATCCCGGTATCATACTATTTCAAGATATTATTGAAGGATCCAAGAAATGCAGATCAACCTGAGACAAGCTCTCCAAGTAAGGAATTAAATTTGACCAATCTTTTTCCTATACACATATTATACACTATTTTGATACTAAACAACGGGTTGCGTTCAATAATTCCATGTCTAGTTGGTTTATTGATTGGAAAGTTGTATGTTTACGAATTGCTCCCTGGTGGATCATCGTGGTTGTTATCAAATACAGTATTCCGGTTGTTTATAAACCCAGTTAAAAGAGCAGGCGTATGGCTAGAGGCTGTAAGGAGAAGACTTTCTATCAGATACGAAAGATTGAGCAGTGGCGACTCGCAAGAAGCacttgaagaagaagaacttAATGAAAACAACGACGAGcctgatgataatgatgaaattttggaTGAGACAAGACAACAAGAGAACCAAATCAGAGCAGAAACTCCGGTTCGACCTTTGGGTAGTCAATTTCTCGACACCTTCAGAACGTAA
- the RPL18 gene encoding 60S ribosomal protein eL18 (Predicted ribosomal protein; Plc1p-regulated, Tbf1-activated; repressed upon phagocytosis by murine macrophage; Hap43p-induced; Spider biofilm repressed), whose translation MGRDHTSKQHVRSGHRTAPKSDNVYLQLLVKLYSFLARRTDAPFNKVILKSLFLSKINRPPVSVSRISRALKQKGAAEKTIVVVGTVTDDNRLLEFPKATIAALRFTAGAKDRILKNGGEAITLDQLALRAPKGQNTLIVRGPRNSREAVRHFGFGPHKGKAPRILSKGRKFERARGRRRSRGFKV comes from the exons atGGGTAGAGATCACACCAGTAAACAACACGTTAGATCCGGTCACAGAACCGCTCCAAAATCAGACAACGTCTACTTGCAATTGTTAGTCAAATTGTACTCCTTCTTGGCTC GTCGTACTGATGCTCCATTCAACAAAGTCATCTTGAAATCTTTGTTCTTGTCTAAAATCAACAGACCACCAGTTTCCGTTTCTAGAATTTCTAGAgctttgaaacaaaaaggTGCTGCTGAAAAGACCATTGTCGTTGTTGGTACCGTTACCGATGACAACAGATTATTGGAATTCCCAAAGGCCACTATTGCTGCTTTGAGATTCACTGCCGGTGCTAAAGACAGAATCTTGAAGAATGGTGGTGAAGCCATTACTTTGGATCAATTAGCTCTAAGAGCTCCAAAAGGTCAAAACACTTTGATTGTCAGAGGTCCAAGAAACTCCAGAGAAGCCGTTAGACACTTTGGTTTCGGTCCACACAAAGGTAAAGCTCCAAGAATCTTATCCAAAGGTAGAAAATTCGAAAGAGCTAGAGGTAGAAGAAGATCTAGAGGTTTCAAAGTTTAA